The Leptolyngbya sp. CCY15150 genome includes the window TGATTGTCACCGCTGTGATCGCTGAACTCATGGCCAATGATCCTAAGAATGGCTTAGCGATGGCCTTCACGGTGATTATGATGGCGGGTATTTTCCAAATCCTGTTCGGAGTCTTACGCCTAGGGCGATACATTACGATGCTGCCCTACAACGTCATCTCTGGATTTATGACAGGAATTGGGATCATTCTTATCTTTTTGCAAATTGCTCCCTTTGTTGGACTGGAGACTCCTTCCGGCGGCGTGCTTGGTGTCATTCAAAATGCGCCGAATTTGATCGTTAATCTCAATCCATGGGAAACTATGCTGGGGGTAATTACCTTAGCTATTCTATTCCTCTATCCATCCAGCTTAAAGCGGATCATGCCGCCCCAACTGGTGGCACTTTTGATAGGTACTGCAATTTCCTTGATTTTCCTGCGCGATGTTGATATCCGCACCATTGCCACGGTGGGCGAGATCACGCCTGGGTTGCCTGAATTTCAACTGCCGACCTTTACGGCTAGTAATCTACGCCTGATGTTTGTCAATGCGATAATTTTGGGCATGGTGGGATCGATTGACTGTTTGTTGACCTGCTTGGTGTCAGACAGTTTAACTCGAACAGAGCATAAGTCTAATAAGGAACTGATTGGTCAGGGCATTGCTAATCTGATTACTGGTCTCTGTGGTGGTATTGCCGGATCTGGGGCAACGACTGCTACGGTGGTGAGCATCCAAGCCGGTGGTCGTACGGCATTAGCTGGTATCAGCCGCGCGTTTGTGTTGATGATTGTTGTGTTGTGGGCTGCTCCCCTCACCTCCGTGATTCCCCTAGCAGTTTTGGCAGGGATTGTCTTAAAGGTGGGAATTAACATTATTGACTGGGGTTTTCTCAGACGAGTTCACAGTATTTCCTGGAAGGCAGCAGGTATTGTCTACAGCGTGGTGTTTCTCACCGTATTTGTAGATTTGATGGTGGCTGTGGCTGTGGGTGTCTTCATTGCCAATATCTTAACGATCGCTCGTCTTGAAGAACTACAGTCAAAGTCTGTGAAGGCGATTACCGATGCAGATGATCAAATTGTTCTGCTGCCTGAGGAAAAACAGATTTTGGATGCAGCCAATGGGCGGGTTTTACTGTTCCATTTGAGTGGGCCGATGATTTTTGGGGTAGCTAAGGCCATTGCCAGAGAACATCATGCGATCGCTAACTATGATGTGTTAATTGTTGACCTGGGAGAGGTGCCTGTCCTTGGCGTCACGTCGTCACTAGCCATTGAAAATGCTATTCAAGAAGCCATTGATGAAGGCCGCGAGGTGATTGTGGTTGGTGCCGCTGGGGGGGTTAGACGGCGACTGGAGAAGTTGGGTATTGCTGGTCTCATTCCAGGACATCACTGGATGGGCGATCGCCTCACGGCACTCCAAGAAGGTTTGATCTTAGTGCAGCATAAACAGGAAACCTCTGGCCAACTCGGGCCATCATCTCCATCCTTGTCGTAGATAAGCAAGATATGAAGCCAGGTCGTTGGATGTCAATGAACAGGATTGTAGCCGCGTTGTAGAGTGCTGTTAGGTAAAGCCCGCACTGTTTTATAAGCCTTTGATGCGTTATGTTGCCGATAACGCATCAAAGCTATCTAGGTTTCTCATGGCGTCATCGAACTCAGGTTGATCTTATTCTTTACTTTCATCGCGATTGCGACGCATCATGCGCGCTTTCTTCTGAAGACTCTGGAAGTAGTCAGTATCTACAATTTCCTGAACCTGCTGCTGGCGTTTGGAATGATCAATCTCGATTTTTAGCTCCGTAATTTGCTGCTTTAAGGTGACTTCGCGCTGGCGTACTTTATCGACCATGCCTTCAAAAACGGCCGCTAGCTGGGTAATTTCATCCCGCAATTGACGCTGATGAAATTTGGCTAGTTGACCACTTTGGCTATAGTCGCCATTGCCGATGCGTTCACTGATTTCTGTGAGACGGGTGATAGGCTGAGTCAGTTTACGTGCTACAAGATAAACTAATAAAATGAGAACTAGGTAAGCGATCGCAAAAATTAGCAGAACAGCCATCCGCACTTGCTGCTGTACGTTTCGTAAATAGTTAGCGCTAAAGTCTACCCCCAATGCTCCAACGATTTCCCCAGATGAGTTGTAGATGGGGCCATAGGCAATAATCCAGGTGCCCCATTCATCTTGAGATGGAGTCATGATCACGCCCGTCTCACTGAGTCCTTCATAGAGGCCAACCTCGTCTTGATAGGATTCTTTGAATTGCGTAGGAGAGCGATCGGGTAGGATGGTTCGATAGGCATCACCAATCCAAATAATTTCTCCAGGATCATCCCCTGCTGTGTAGGTATAGGCTAAGGCGCGCGGCTCAGTTTCTGTAATTTCGACTAGCCAAGATTGATGTGCGATATACAAAGGATTATTTTCGACGCGGACACCGTTATCAGATAAGGGCTGTTCTAATAAAACTTCAAAGCTGTCGCCATCAATACCGGCGTTCACAATTCGGTATGCATTCACTAAGTTATCTCGCAGCCGCTCTAACGCTAGGGTGCTGGCATAGCTGTAGAACCAATAATAGGTTCCGGCAAAAATACCTGTAAAGATGGCGGTAAAGCCAATGAGCATCTTTGCACGCAATCCAACAAATCGTGATCGCTTCAAAACATTGCTTTTCTGTAACATAGCCTGTTAAACAAAGTAGAG containing:
- a CDS encoding SulP family inorganic anion transporter — translated: MKITNQIHFRNLKGDIFGGLTAAVVALPMALAFGIASGAGASAGLWGAILVGFFAALFGGTPSLISEPTGPMTVIVTAVIAELMANDPKNGLAMAFTVIMMAGIFQILFGVLRLGRYITMLPYNVISGFMTGIGIILIFLQIAPFVGLETPSGGVLGVIQNAPNLIVNLNPWETMLGVITLAILFLYPSSLKRIMPPQLVALLIGTAISLIFLRDVDIRTIATVGEITPGLPEFQLPTFTASNLRLMFVNAIILGMVGSIDCLLTCLVSDSLTRTEHKSNKELIGQGIANLITGLCGGIAGSGATTATVVSIQAGGRTALAGISRAFVLMIVVLWAAPLTSVIPLAVLAGIVLKVGINIIDWGFLRRVHSISWKAAGIVYSVVFLTVFVDLMVAVAVGVFIANILTIARLEELQSKSVKAITDADDQIVLLPEEKQILDAANGRVLLFHLSGPMIFGVAKAIAREHHAIANYDVLIVDLGEVPVLGVTSSLAIENAIQEAIDEGREVIVVGAAGGVRRRLEKLGIAGLIPGHHWMGDRLTALQEGLILVQHKQETSGQLGPSSPSLS
- a CDS encoding HAMP domain-containing protein, producing the protein MLIGFTAIFTGIFAGTYYWFYSYASTLALERLRDNLVNAYRIVNAGIDGDSFEVLLEQPLSDNGVRVENNPLYIAHQSWLVEITETEPRALAYTYTAGDDPGEIIWIGDAYRTILPDRSPTQFKESYQDEVGLYEGLSETGVIMTPSQDEWGTWIIAYGPIYNSSGEIVGALGVDFSANYLRNVQQQVRMAVLLIFAIAYLVLILLVYLVARKLTQPITRLTEISERIGNGDYSQSGQLAKFHQRQLRDEITQLAAVFEGMVDKVRQREVTLKQQITELKIEIDHSKRQQQVQEIVDTDYFQSLQKKARMMRRNRDESKE